In the genome of Gordonia rubripertincta, one region contains:
- a CDS encoding TetR/AcrR family transcriptional regulator has product MSTATNASSVPGRSTRLPRSARRMQLLDAASEIFVERGYHAAGMDEIAVHAGVSKPVLYQHFPSKLDLYIAVVDSHAEKLVSDVNTALRTTTDNRKRVRAAVEAFFDFIDQDNSGYRLIFSSDASDPAVIRRVEGATEACVDAVYGLVMHDSGLDPYRSRMLASGLVGASQVNARYWLEAKRPVDKQTAVDTTVALLWGGLSHFPRQAAPQTAAETTAEDTDSGPA; this is encoded by the coding sequence ATGTCGACCGCAACCAACGCGTCCTCGGTTCCCGGACGCAGTACGCGCCTGCCTCGCAGCGCACGGCGCATGCAGTTGCTCGATGCGGCCAGTGAGATCTTCGTCGAACGCGGCTACCACGCCGCGGGGATGGACGAGATCGCCGTGCACGCGGGAGTGAGCAAACCCGTCCTGTACCAGCATTTCCCGTCGAAGCTGGACCTCTACATCGCGGTCGTCGACTCTCACGCCGAGAAGCTGGTCAGCGATGTGAACACCGCCCTGCGCACCACCACCGACAACCGGAAGCGCGTCCGTGCCGCCGTCGAGGCCTTCTTCGACTTCATCGATCAGGACAACTCCGGCTACCGGCTGATCTTCTCCTCCGACGCCTCCGACCCCGCGGTCATCCGTCGCGTCGAAGGTGCCACCGAGGCCTGCGTGGACGCGGTATACGGCCTGGTCATGCACGACTCCGGTCTCGATCCGTACCGCTCCCGGATGCTCGCTTCCGGGCTCGTCGGGGCCAGCCAGGTCAACGCGCGATACTGGCTCGAGGCCAAGCGTCCCGTGGACAAGCAGACGGCCGTCGACACCACCGTCGCGCTGCTCTGGGGCGGTCTGTCCCACTTCCCGCGCCAGGCCGCACCGCAGACCGCCGCGGAGACGACGGCGGAGGACACCGACTCCGGGCCGGCCTGA
- a CDS encoding DUF3107 domain-containing protein — MAVEVKIGITDSPRELTIATSLTSDKAYAEVEAALGGKQQLLALVDEKGARYLIPVTKIAYVEVGASENRRVGFGS, encoded by the coding sequence ATGGCCGTGGAAGTGAAGATCGGCATCACCGACAGCCCGCGTGAGCTGACCATCGCGACGTCGCTGACCAGCGACAAGGCCTACGCCGAAGTCGAGGCGGCGCTCGGCGGCAAGCAGCAACTGCTGGCCCTGGTGGACGAGAAGGGCGCCCGTTACCTGATCCCGGTCACCAAGATCGCCTACGTCGAGGTCGGGGCGTCGGAGAACCGTCGCGTCGGATTCGGTTCCTGA
- a CDS encoding ferritin-like fold-containing protein, translating to MAPVSEPSDITPVAAIETQDRVVGKLFAVLLAGEFAAFHRLIEESAMAPDVSSKIAIARMAASEVGHFDRLAERVETMTGLTAAEAVDRYRSVFDQYHRATTPKTWYEALVKAYVGDGLASDFYVELSDMLPPDSRTVMAEVMAETANSAFAREQVRAAVEADPSIKSALVLWGRRLLGEAITHAQWVLAAEEEVTDLLFSGGSSLSGVAHFFDAVAAKHAERMADLGLD from the coding sequence ATGGCGCCTGTTTCCGAACCCTCCGACATCACCCCGGTTGCTGCGATCGAGACCCAGGACCGCGTGGTCGGGAAGCTGTTCGCGGTGCTGCTGGCCGGCGAGTTCGCCGCCTTCCATCGTCTCATCGAGGAGTCGGCGATGGCTCCCGACGTGTCCAGCAAGATCGCGATCGCGCGGATGGCCGCCTCCGAGGTCGGCCACTTCGACCGCCTCGCCGAACGGGTCGAGACGATGACGGGGCTCACCGCCGCCGAGGCCGTTGACCGCTACCGGTCGGTCTTCGACCAGTACCACCGGGCCACCACCCCGAAAACCTGGTACGAGGCGCTGGTCAAGGCCTACGTCGGTGACGGTCTGGCCTCCGATTTCTACGTCGAGCTGTCCGACATGCTCCCGCCCGACTCGCGCACCGTGATGGCCGAGGTGATGGCGGAGACCGCCAACTCGGCATTCGCCCGCGAGCAGGTCCGGGCGGCTGTCGAGGCCGATCCGTCGATCAAGTCCGCGCTGGTCCTGTGGGGTCGTCGTCTACTGGGTGAGGCCATCACCCACGCACAGTGGGTACTGGCCGCAGAGGAGGAGGTCACCGACCTGCTGTTCTCCGGGGGCTCCTCGCTGTCGGGGGTCGCCCACTTCTTCGACGCGGTCGCGGCCAAACACGCCGAGCGCATGGCCGATCTCGGACTCGACTGA
- a CDS encoding DEAD/DEAH box helicase, translating to MSDSAVQTTIVDETHTAPTFAELGVDERIVSALAEDGKTQTFAIQELTLPLAMGGDDLIGQARTGMGKTYGFGIPLLHRLANAEASGVRPLDNTPRALIIVPTRELCVQVTSDLEIAAKNTDVTLAPGAGSGASGPKDTVTNRMLKITSIYGGRPYEAQIAELQSGVDVVVGTPGRLLDLAQQGHLVLGKVSILVLDEADEMLDLGFLPDIERIMAALPTPRQTMLFSATMPGPIVTLARTFLHRPTHIRAENANDSAVHDRTKQYAYRAHALDKAELVARILQADGRGATMIFTRTKRTAQKVADDLAERGFKVGAVHGDLGQVAREKALGRFRNGTIDVLVATDVAARGIDIDDVTHVINYQCPEDDKTYVHRIGRTGRAGRTGIAVTLVDWDELHRWELIDKALGLGIPEPVETYSTSENLREDLSIPESATGRVVAAKPARDPNETRETREDREPRKRSTRTRRRTRGGQGSENGDSAKTENTAESADTAESGESASSDTQTSGEDNGDGASKPRRRRRRRGGANRKPAGESSGAGDATPVSAQSAAE from the coding sequence ATGAGCGATTCGGCCGTGCAGACGACCATCGTCGACGAAACCCACACCGCCCCCACCTTCGCCGAACTCGGCGTGGACGAGCGTATCGTCTCGGCACTCGCCGAGGACGGCAAGACCCAGACGTTCGCCATCCAGGAACTGACCCTCCCCCTCGCCATGGGTGGGGACGACCTCATCGGTCAGGCCCGTACCGGCATGGGCAAGACCTACGGCTTCGGCATCCCGCTGCTCCACCGCCTCGCCAACGCCGAGGCCTCGGGTGTCCGCCCCCTCGACAACACCCCCCGCGCGCTGATCATCGTGCCCACCCGCGAGCTCTGCGTGCAGGTGACCAGCGACCTCGAGATCGCCGCCAAGAACACCGACGTCACCCTTGCCCCCGGCGCCGGAAGCGGAGCGAGCGGGCCGAAGGACACTGTCACCAACCGCATGCTGAAGATCACCTCGATCTACGGTGGCCGCCCCTACGAGGCGCAGATCGCCGAGCTTCAGTCGGGCGTCGACGTCGTCGTCGGCACCCCGGGCCGCCTGCTCGATCTCGCCCAGCAGGGCCACCTCGTGCTCGGCAAGGTCTCGATCCTCGTCCTCGACGAGGCCGACGAGATGCTCGACCTCGGCTTCCTCCCGGACATCGAGCGCATCATGGCCGCGCTGCCGACCCCGCGCCAGACGATGCTCTTCTCGGCAACCATGCCGGGCCCGATCGTCACCCTAGCCCGCACCTTCCTGCACCGGCCCACCCACATCCGGGCCGAGAACGCCAACGACTCGGCGGTGCACGATCGCACCAAGCAGTACGCCTACCGTGCGCACGCCCTCGACAAGGCCGAGCTCGTGGCCCGCATCCTGCAGGCCGACGGCCGTGGCGCGACGATGATCTTCACCCGCACCAAGCGCACCGCACAGAAGGTCGCCGACGACCTCGCCGAGCGCGGGTTCAAGGTCGGCGCCGTACACGGTGACCTCGGTCAGGTCGCCCGCGAGAAGGCACTCGGCCGGTTCCGGAACGGCACCATCGACGTCCTCGTCGCCACCGACGTCGCCGCCCGCGGCATCGACATCGACGACGTCACCCACGTCATCAACTACCAGTGCCCCGAGGACGACAAGACCTACGTGCACCGGATCGGCCGTACCGGTCGTGCGGGCCGTACCGGCATCGCCGTGACCCTCGTCGACTGGGACGAGCTGCACCGCTGGGAGCTCATCGACAAGGCCCTCGGACTCGGCATCCCCGAGCCGGTGGAGACCTACTCGACGTCGGAGAACCTGCGTGAGGATCTGTCGATCCCCGAGTCGGCCACCGGCCGCGTCGTGGCCGCCAAGCCCGCACGCGACCCGAACGAGACCCGCGAGACGCGTGAGGACCGGGAGCCGCGCAAGCGGTCGACCCGCACCCGTCGTCGTACCCGCGGCGGCCAGGGCTCCGAGAACGGCGACTCCGCGAAGACCGAGAACACCGCGGAGTCCGCCGACACGGCCGAGAGCGGCGAGTCGGCAAGCAGCGACACCCAGACCTCCGGTGAGGACAACGGCGACGGCGCCTCGAAGCCGCGTCGCCGTCGCCGCCGTCGCGGTGGCGCCAACCGCAAGCCCGCGGGCGAGAGTTCGGGCGCCGGCGACGCGACCCCGGTCTCCGCTCAGTCCGCAGCCGAGTAA
- a CDS encoding ParA family protein gives MTRILAIANQKGGVAKTTTVESLGAALADLDVSVLVVDLDPQGCLTFSLGHDPDQLESSVHDVLLGDEEIADVLLDTEDKVTLLPATIDLAGAEALLLMRPGREYALKRALAEVGQDFDVIIVDCPPSLGVLTLNGLTAADEVIVPLQCETLAHRGVGQLLRTVREVQQITNPNLKMLGAVATLFDARTTHSRDVLSDVADRYDLPVLSPPIPRTVRFAEASASGTSVMRGRKNKGATAYRELAENLWKHWDAGEDVRTVDF, from the coding sequence ATGACGCGCATCCTCGCGATTGCCAATCAGAAGGGTGGGGTCGCCAAGACCACCACGGTCGAGTCCCTCGGAGCCGCCCTCGCCGACCTCGACGTGTCGGTGCTGGTCGTCGACCTCGATCCGCAGGGCTGTCTCACGTTCTCCCTCGGGCACGATCCCGATCAGCTGGAGTCGTCGGTGCACGATGTGCTCCTCGGCGACGAGGAGATCGCCGACGTGCTCCTCGACACCGAGGACAAGGTGACCCTGCTGCCCGCCACCATCGACCTGGCCGGCGCCGAGGCGCTGCTGCTGATGCGGCCGGGACGTGAGTACGCACTGAAGCGGGCACTCGCCGAGGTCGGGCAGGATTTCGACGTCATCATCGTCGACTGCCCGCCGTCGCTGGGCGTGCTCACGCTGAACGGCCTCACCGCCGCCGACGAGGTGATCGTGCCCCTGCAGTGCGAGACACTCGCCCATCGCGGCGTGGGGCAGTTGCTGCGCACGGTCCGCGAGGTCCAGCAGATCACCAACCCGAACCTGAAGATGCTGGGTGCGGTGGCGACGCTGTTCGACGCCCGGACCACGCACAGCCGCGACGTCCTCTCCGACGTCGCCGATCGCTACGACCTCCCGGTCCTGAGTCCACCGATCCCGCGCACGGTCCGGTTCGCGGAGGCCTCCGCCTCCGGAACATCGGTCATGCGTGGTCGAAAGAACAAGGGCGCCACCGCATATCGCGAACTCGCCGAGAACCTGTGGAAGCACTGGGATGCGGGCGAGGACGTGCGGACCGTCGACTTCTGA